DNA from Toxoplasma gondii ME49 chromosome X, whole genome shotgun sequence:
TTCCAGATATACGCTGGATTCCACAATACATAACGAACCTCACATGAGGCTCATGAAAAGCACAACAGAACTTGGCTCCCGTAAACAAAGACGTATACCAGGGTCCATCGATGCCAGCTCGTTGTAGGGAGGAGGCAACTTTCCATAGAAGAATGCCGATCGCTCGGACGCATTTTCAGACACCGGAAAATGACGCTTTGCTTTGAAGAGGTATGGTACCAGCTCTGAAAAGTAAGTTTCAACAGTTCGGGGTGCATTGAAATGCAAGCGTACACGAACATGGCAGTCTATCTTATTACACAGGCTGCCGACGGAGCAAATGCGCTCCAACAAGACAGGCAGCTATTTCCACAAAGACTGAGGAGTCGAGCTCAACCGGCGGGGTGCTCATGAGTTCAGCCGTTACAGGTCTTGTTGCATTTGCTATCGAGCTGTTGTAGCCAATAGGACTAGAGCAGGTAAACCCTAAAATCAGTCTGTGTGACGTGTCACAGTGATAAACCGGGAAGCTGCCGCTGGACACGACAATGCAAAATGAATTTACTCTAAAGCCTACCGACTTGCCTGTACGGCAACTGATGCCCTCGACGCCTTTCTTCGTAAGCAAGTGGTAATGATTCCCGAGTAGACACAGCGGCGGTCGTCACTGGGTTTGCCGTGCTCTGTTTCCCTTATGCGCTCAGCCACGATTCTTCAAAACGCCTCTTTGtcagacagagaagccacGATGATGCTGGTGACAGAATGATGTCTTCTAGACTAATATGCTCCTCTTGAGTTGGCGGCCACCAGCTTGCATTTGCCCGACATGCAGTTTATCTTCGCAGTTTTTCTGTGAGTTGTCGATTCATAGatctccgcctcttctccttcgcatAAAAGGGAGCTACTCCGGCCTCGTAATGGCTCCACGAATCTCTCTTTTGGCAACGCCTGAAGGTCGGCGTCTGTCCTTCGCCGTCAACCACGGACGGTGTGCACAGAAGGCGAAATTCCCTTTGTCGTTATTCCCTCATTTCTGAGGGATTGTAGGGTGCTTTCCCTTGGGCTCACACGCAGCAGCAACACCTACGCCACTACCCTCTAGAAAAGTCACCACGGCCTGCTAATATTACCAGCATATCGAGTTCACCCAATATACTGGTCCAGGCGTAAGCATAGCAGCAGTGACATTCATAAGTCCGTCGCAGAGATACACGGGGAAGCGAACGTCAGCTGGGTCGGTCAGTCCTTAATGGGATTGTTCCTCTCTgacctctcctccttctcccgcaCTGCCTGTAATTCTCGCCTCATCTCGAGCACAACACGAGACAGTGCCTCTGGATGCACACCTTGCTCGACAAGCTCCACCAAAATCTGTAGAGTGGCCCTGTCCAAACCGGTGTCCAGTAGCGTTGATATCTCCATCAGAATTTCCATCGTCTCCTGGCCATCGCCGTCATCGTTCCCACCTCTCGCACGCTCGAGGAAGCTGGCTTCCGGCGAGGAAGTCGTCGCCATTGTTGCCAATCACAGAAGTAAATTGGCAAGAATCTTTGTGAGGCGGACACCGGAGCAGCGGCCGATACTGGCGTGCGTGCGGTTCACCTAGAGCACACAGGTTTCCGGTCAGGTCGGTGGAGACGACCGCCCCGGAATGACAGATCCTGCCTAACTCTCATTACAAAGGTATCGGATTATCCGTCTGAGAGTCAGCTTCATCATCCGTTGCAGCCGCAGTCTAGTCAATCTGCCGTTTGTAGCGCTCGGACGGCGTCAGAGTGTGCAGCGTGTCCAGAGGGAAACCGGGACACGCCTGCCAGGTGGATTTCCAGACAAACGACACCT
Protein-coding regions in this window:
- a CDS encoding hypothetical protein (encoded by transcript TGME49_223530); the protein is MATTSSPEASFLERARGGNDDGDGQETMEILMEISTLLDTGLDRATLQILVELVEQGVHPEALSRVVLEMRRELQAVREKEERSERNNPIKD